In Nicotiana tabacum cultivar K326 chromosome 17, ASM71507v2, whole genome shotgun sequence, one DNA window encodes the following:
- the LOC107777392 gene encoding chaperone protein ClpB3, chloroplastic-like translates to MSTVTSISGVQLCVPSSSNSSSRITLFSSPSVNFSGKSRVPKQFNSLKLKRKDVFFTRKTEKLSKSSRFTVRCDASSGKITQQEFTEMAWQAIVSSPEIAKENKHQIVETEHLMKALLEQKNGLARRIFSKAGVDNTRLLEATDRFIQRQPKVLGESAGSMLGRDLEALIQRAREFKKEYNDSFVSVEHLVLGFAQDKRFGKQLFIDFQITQKTLKDAIQSIRGRQNVIDQDPEGKYEALEKYGKDLTAMARAGKLDPVIGRDDEIRRCIQILSRRTKNNPVLIGEPGVGKTAISEGLAQRIVQGDVPQALMNRRLISLDMGALIAGAKYRGEFEDRLKAVLKEVTDSEGQIILFIDEIHTVVGAGATNGAMDAGNLLKPMLGRGELRCIGATTLDEYRKYIEKDPALERRFQQVYVDQPTVENTISILRGLRERYELHHGVRISDTALVDAAVLSDRYISGRFLPDKAIDLVDEAAAKLKMEITSKPTALDEINRSVLKLEMERLSLTNDTDKASKDRLNRLEAELSLLKEKQAELTEQWEHEKTVMTRIQSVKEEIDRVNLEIQQAEREYDLNRAAELKYGSLNSLQRQLAAAEKELDEYMKSGKSMLREEVTGNDIAEIVSKWTGIPVSKLQQSEREKLLHLEEELHKRVVGQDPAVRAVAEAIQRSRAGLSDPHRPIASFMFMGPTGVGKTELAKALANYLFNTEEALVRIDMSEYMEKHAVSRLIGAPPGYVGYEEGGQLTEIVRRRPYAVILFDEIEKAHADVFNVFLQILDDGRVTDSQGRTVSFTNTVIIMTSNVGSQYILNTDDDDLPKETTYQTIKQRVMEAARAVFRPEFMNRVDEYIVFQPLDRNQISSIVRLQLERVQQRLADRKMKIQVSDAAIQLLGSLGYDPNYGARPVKRVIQQNIENELAKGILRGDFKDEDTVLIDTEVTAFSNGQLPQQKLVFRRSGSGSDSPAENEEAFSRKL, encoded by the exons ATGTCAACAGTGACGTCAATTTCCGGCGTTCAACTTTGCGTTCCTTCTTCTTCCAATTCTTCAAGCCGAATAACTCTTTTTTCTTCTCCGTCGGTGAACTTCTCTGGCAAATCTCGAGTTCCCAAGCAGTTTAATTCGTTGAAATTGAAGAGAAAAGATGTGTTCTTCACTAGAAAAACTGAGAAGCTGTCCAAAAGCTCCAGGTTTACCGTACGTTGTGATGCTTCGAGTGGAAAG ATTACTCAGCAAGAATTTACTGAAATGGCATGGCAAGCAATTGTTTCATCGCCAGAAATAGCGAAGGAGAACAAGCATCAAATAGTAGAGACTGAGCACTTGATGAAGGCACTGTTGGAGCAGAAGAATGGACTGGCTCGTCGTATATTCTCCAAGGCAGGTGTAGATAATACCCGGCTTTTAGAGGCTACCGACAGATTTATTCAACGCCAACCAAAG GTTCTTGGTGAGTCAGCTGGTTCTATGTTAGGCCGGGATTTGGAAGCTCTGATACAGAGAGCCAGAGAGTTCAAGAAAGAGTACAATGATTCCTTTGTGTCAGTTGAGCATTTGGTGCTTGGCTTCGCACAAGATAAACGATTTGGGAAGCAATTGTTTATTGATTTCCAGATTACCCAGAAGACACTGAAAGATGCCATCCAATCCATAAGGGGGCGCCAAAATGTTATTGATCAAG ATCCTGAGGGGAAGTATGAAGCACTAGAAAAATATGGAAAAGATCTAACTGCAATGGCAAGAGCAGGAAAGCTTGACCCAGTTATAGGCAGAGATGATGAGATTCGTAGATGCATACAAATTCTCTCCAGGAGAACAAAGAATAACCCAGTGTTAATTGGTGAGCCTGGAGTTGGGAAAACTGCAATCTCTGAAGG GCTTGCGCAGAGAATTGTGCAAGGAGATGTACCTCAAGCTTTAATGAATCGACGG TTGATATCTCTTGATATGGGTGCGCTGATAGCTGGTGCAAAATACCGTGGCGAATTCGAAGACAGACTAAAGGCTGTGCTTAAGGAAGTGACAGACTCCGAAGGGCAGATCATCCTTTTCATTGATGAGATACATACTGTTGTTGGGGCAG GTGCCACTAATGGTGCAATGGATGCTGGGAATCTCTTGAAACCGATGCTTGGTCGAGGAGAATTACGATGTATTGGTGCAACTACCTTGGATGAATACCGTAAATATATTGAGAAAGATCCTGCCCTGGAGCGTCGTTTTCAGCAAGTTTATGTTGACCAGCCTACGGTTGAAAATACCATCTCTATACTTCGTGGACTGCGTGAAAGATATGAGCTGCATCATGGGGTCCGCATTTCAGACACTGCACTTGTTGATGCTGCAGTTCTCTCAGACCGTTATATTAGTGGACGCTTTCTACCTGACAAAG CTATTGATCTAGTTGATGAGGCAGCTGCAAAACTGAAAATGGAGATTACCTCAAAACCTACAGCCCTTGATGAGATCAATCGTTCAGTTTTAAAGTTGGAGATGGAGAGGCTATCTCTAACTAATGATACAGATAAAGCATCAAAAGATCGGTTAAACCGCCTGGAGGCTGAATTGTCTCTTTTAAAGGAGAAACAAGCAGAGCTGACTGAGCAGTGGGAGCATGAAAAAACTGTCATGACTCGCATACAGTCGGTTAAGGAAGAG ATTGACAGGGTAAATCTGGAGATCCAGCAAGCAGAGCGGGAATATGATCTTAACCGTGCTGCCGAACTGAAGTATGGGAGTCTAAACTCCTTGCAGCGTCAACTTGCAGCTGCAGAAAAAGAACTAGATGAGTATATGAAGTCTGGAAAATCGATGCTGAGAGAAGAAGTTACTGGGAATGATATTGCGGAGATTGTCAGTAAGTGGACTGGAATTCCGGTTTCTAAGTTACAACAGTCAGAGCGGGAAAAGCTGCTGCATCTGGAGGAAGAGCTACACAAACGTGTTGTTGGTCAAGATCCAGCAGTAAGAGCCGTAGCAGAGGCAATTCAGCGCTCGCGCGCTGGACTTTCAGATCCTCATCGTCCTATTGCCAGCTTTATGTTCATGGGTCCCACTGGAGTTGGAAAGACGGAGCTAGCTAAGGCGCTTGCTAACTATTTGTTCAATACTGAAGAAGCACTTGTGCGCATTGATATGAGTGAATACATGGAGAAGCATGCAGTTTCAAGATTGATCGGAGCTCCACCTGGTTATGTCGGGTATGAGGAAGGAGGGCAGTTGACGGAGATTGTTCGCAGGAGACCATATGCGGTCATATTGTTTGATGAAATCGAAAAAGCCCATGCAGATGTATTTAATGTGTTCCTCCAAATCTTGGATGATGGTAGGGTGACTGACTCACAAGGACGGACTGTGAGTTTCACCAATACTGTTATCATCATGACATCGAATGTTGGTTCACAATATATCCTCAATACGGATGATGACGATTTGCCGAAGGAAACAACTTATCAAACTATAAAGCAAAGGGTGATGGAGGCTGCGCGTGCAGTATTCCGTCCTGAATTCATGAATCGGGTTGATGAATATATAGTATTCCAGCCTCTTGATCGCAACCAGATCAGTAGCATTGTGCGATTACAG CTTGAGAGAGTACAGCAGAGATTAGCTGATCGCAAAATGAAGATTCAAGTGAGCGATGCTGCTATTCAACTGCTTGGAAGTCTTGGTTATGATCCCAACTATGGAGCACGGCCAGTGAAGCGGGTGATCCAGCAGAATATTGAGAATGAATTGGCCAAAGGAATCTTAAGAGGAGATTTCAAGGATGAGGACACTGTTTTAATAGACACTGAGGTCACAGCATTCTCCAATGGACAACTTCCCCAGCAAAAGCTAGTGTTTAGAAGATCAGGATCTGGTTCAGATTCTCCAGCAGAGAACGAAGAAGCTTTCTCTCGGAAACTATGA